One window of the Acidimicrobiia bacterium genome contains the following:
- a CDS encoding VanW family protein has protein sequence MKHRRPLFIAVPLVILLLPVGIYVADRAVAADTIARNVTVAGVPVGGLNMADATVTLERYEGDLRASTGAFTVNGETFELSPVEIGLAADIPTAITAASQARTTGNALTRFLSWMVSFQKSEDVPLDISFDEDAIERVFDAWEATAVQNPAFEGSVVIENGQVTPQYPRPGEGIDRVFARTQIDREMTRLDKSGVVVPVVSVKPTLTNAQIDAAAAELMAMIDSPIQLISDDVGFRIRFSEDQLAFAAIAQITEDGTDIEATFDRSRVLEILEPRRSEYEIEPVNAQIDVDFETDAITVIAGRSGTLLDLEGLIASMKQAALGDGTGEFPLLVGAEPDLTTEEAQALTVLKPLGGFTTTYPAGQDRVINIHTIADAVDGAIVQPGEKFSINDHVGERTAAKGYVPAGAIINGVPYCCDHPANIGGGVSQFGTTFFNAVFFSCLEDVEHQPHSLYFPRYPMGREATLGVPGPDVVFRNNTNAPVIIKTAYTTTSVTVRMYGDNGGLICTDVTHEKEALVEYEEELVADETGEVTPGQRIEERSGVDGFLVRVDRVVTRTDGTQEVDMNLVWRYRPLSNLFIVHPCEITGEPVNCPVQVPSVTTKKWEDALAQLDALGLLAAKSTVFVADPDMDNVVVGQDPAPGDWVPAGSTITLTVGVFEE, from the coding sequence ATGAAGCATCGAAGACCTCTTTTCATAGCCGTTCCACTGGTGATCCTCCTGCTCCCCGTCGGCATCTATGTGGCGGATCGTGCCGTCGCAGCCGACACGATTGCTCGCAATGTGACCGTCGCCGGTGTGCCGGTCGGGGGGCTCAACATGGCCGACGCGACCGTCACGCTCGAGCGTTACGAGGGTGACCTTCGCGCGTCGACCGGCGCGTTCACGGTCAACGGCGAAACCTTCGAGTTGAGTCCTGTCGAGATCGGCCTCGCTGCGGACATCCCAACGGCGATCACCGCGGCGTCCCAAGCGCGCACCACCGGCAACGCCCTCACCCGGTTCCTGTCATGGATGGTGTCGTTCCAGAAGTCTGAAGATGTTCCGCTCGACATCTCGTTCGATGAAGACGCCATCGAGCGTGTATTCGATGCGTGGGAGGCGACGGCCGTCCAGAATCCCGCCTTCGAGGGTTCCGTCGTGATCGAAAACGGGCAGGTGACTCCGCAGTACCCACGACCTGGCGAGGGGATCGATCGCGTGTTCGCCCGCACACAGATCGACCGAGAGATGACGAGGCTCGACAAGTCGGGGGTGGTCGTCCCGGTCGTGAGTGTCAAGCCGACGCTGACCAATGCGCAGATCGATGCGGCAGCCGCCGAGCTGATGGCGATGATCGACAGCCCGATCCAGCTGATCTCGGATGATGTCGGCTTCCGCATCAGATTCTCTGAGGATCAACTCGCCTTCGCAGCAATCGCACAGATCACCGAGGATGGAACCGACATCGAGGCGACCTTCGACCGATCGAGAGTGCTCGAGATCCTCGAACCGAGACGATCGGAGTACGAGATCGAGCCAGTGAACGCACAGATCGATGTCGACTTCGAGACGGACGCAATCACGGTGATCGCCGGGAGGTCCGGCACGCTCCTCGACCTCGAAGGACTGATCGCCTCCATGAAGCAGGCCGCCCTCGGTGACGGAACCGGGGAGTTCCCGCTTCTCGTCGGAGCCGAACCCGACCTCACCACCGAGGAAGCTCAGGCACTGACCGTGCTCAAGCCGCTCGGCGGGTTCACGACCACCTATCCGGCGGGCCAGGACCGCGTGATCAACATCCACACGATCGCGGATGCCGTCGACGGCGCCATCGTCCAGCCGGGTGAGAAGTTCTCCATCAACGACCATGTCGGTGAACGCACGGCAGCGAAGGGCTATGTTCCGGCGGGGGCGATCATCAACGGTGTTCCCTACTGCTGCGACCACCCCGCGAACATCGGAGGGGGCGTCAGCCAATTCGGGACGACCTTCTTCAACGCCGTGTTCTTCTCCTGTCTTGAGGATGTCGAGCATCAGCCGCACTCACTCTATTTCCCCCGCTATCCGATGGGGCGCGAAGCAACCCTCGGTGTCCCGGGTCCAGATGTCGTATTCCGGAACAACACGAATGCGCCTGTGATCATCAAGACCGCGTACACCACAACTTCGGTGACCGTCCGCATGTATGGAGACAACGGCGGCCTGATCTGCACCGATGTGACCCACGAGAAGGAAGCCCTCGTCGAATACGAGGAGGAACTCGTCGCAGACGAAACCGGTGAAGTCACACCGGGTCAGCGGATCGAGGAGCGATCGGGTGTTGACGGCTTCCTCGTTCGAGTCGACCGTGTGGTGACCCGCACCGATGGAACCCAGGAGGTCGACATGAACCTCGTATGGCGCTACCGACCGCTTTCGAACCTCTTCATCGTGCATCCGTGCGAGATCACCGGCGAGCCCGTCAACTGCCCCGTTCAGGTTCCTTCGGTGACGACGAAGAAGTGGGAGGACGCGTTGGCGCAACTTGACGCACTCGGCCTGCTCGCCGCGAAGAGCACCGTCTTCGTCGCTGACCCGGACATGGACAATGTCGTGGTAGGGCAGGATCCTGCGCCGGGCGACTGGGTGCCTGCAGGGTCGACGATCACCCTCACCGTTGGCGTCTTCGAGGAGTAG
- a CDS encoding VanW family protein — protein sequence MTLFIAVPVMLLLLPLSIYFVDTAAASDQVARNVSVEGIDVSRLSSDDAAAVVDGYATARLTNTITVEVNGHSYSLDPSKIGTTFDTDTALARALEENKDGLTGWLRAFSDEVDIPIEGSLDEELLAEKLSEWEKSAIPNPAFEGSITISGQRVLREDPHSGEAIDRATAVDLITDAVMSASTDVVVLPLVNSDPTLTPDDIEAAAVRAEEMIDRGVVLSNAEYGFEFEVTPASMARALRVDIVRGEPATIRFSVDPTIIGALAEGQRASLEIAPVDAYWNIIEVDDHEDWPENYEIKDSPQEGMEDLPDDDVIELVPSKMGTSLHVDAVVKAVEEAALGDGTGELPLEFTAEPAFSTEDAMAYGELTEVSEFTTFKPGVNRAHNIDLMADTIDGHMVMPGEEFSINEFIGPRTLAKGYKYDCAIVTGELQCEDEPVNVGGGVSQFGTTFFNAVFFGCYEDITHQPHSIYFSKYPEGREATLGYPSPDVAFRNDSDAPVIIKTSHTKRSITVTFFGNNGGKKCESERSERTGYSSPVVSYQTDPEVFVAPLTEKVKSKGSGGWTVTVTRVIKDAAGNEIAREPFTWRYRGEKNVILLHPCDPRVGGNGACPDPVPSVVGMSEAAAIAAIQGAGGGYTVTVVYVDDPGEPDRVVSQTHAGTYAPPGTAVTIRVDNTPVVPPP from the coding sequence TCACGAACACGATCACCGTTGAGGTCAACGGACACTCGTACTCGCTCGACCCTTCAAAGATCGGCACGACATTCGACACCGACACGGCGCTCGCTCGTGCCCTTGAGGAAAACAAGGACGGTCTCACCGGCTGGCTGCGTGCGTTCTCCGACGAGGTCGACATTCCGATCGAAGGCTCCCTCGACGAGGAACTCCTCGCGGAGAAGCTCTCGGAGTGGGAGAAGAGCGCGATCCCGAACCCCGCGTTCGAAGGCTCGATAACGATCAGCGGGCAACGCGTCTTGAGGGAAGACCCTCACTCAGGCGAGGCAATCGACCGGGCAACGGCGGTTGATCTCATCACCGACGCAGTGATGTCCGCATCAACCGATGTTGTGGTCCTTCCCCTCGTCAATAGCGACCCGACCCTCACCCCCGACGACATCGAGGCGGCCGCTGTTCGCGCCGAGGAGATGATCGATCGCGGAGTCGTCCTGTCAAATGCCGAGTACGGGTTCGAGTTCGAGGTCACTCCGGCGTCCATGGCCCGAGCACTCCGTGTCGACATCGTGCGCGGTGAGCCCGCAACCATCCGCTTCTCGGTCGACCCGACGATCATCGGAGCACTAGCCGAGGGTCAGCGTGCAAGCCTCGAGATCGCTCCCGTCGATGCCTATTGGAACATCATCGAAGTCGACGACCACGAGGACTGGCCGGAGAACTACGAGATCAAGGACAGTCCGCAGGAGGGCATGGAGGACCTTCCAGACGATGATGTCATCGAACTCGTCCCTTCGAAGATGGGGACGAGCCTCCATGTCGATGCGGTCGTGAAGGCCGTCGAGGAAGCAGCACTCGGTGACGGAACCGGGGAGCTGCCGCTCGAGTTCACCGCCGAACCGGCGTTCTCGACGGAAGATGCGATGGCGTACGGGGAGCTGACCGAGGTCTCGGAGTTCACGACATTCAAGCCAGGGGTCAATCGCGCCCACAACATCGACCTGATGGCAGACACGATCGATGGGCACATGGTGATGCCGGGAGAGGAGTTCTCGATCAACGAGTTCATCGGACCTCGGACCCTCGCCAAGGGCTACAAGTACGACTGTGCAATCGTGACTGGGGAATTGCAGTGTGAGGATGAGCCGGTCAATGTCGGTGGGGGTGTCAGCCAGTTCGGGACGACCTTCTTCAACGCCGTGTTCTTCGGTTGCTACGAGGACATCACCCACCAGCCGCACAGCATCTATTTCAGCAAGTACCCCGAGGGCCGCGAGGCAACGCTCGGCTACCCGAGTCCCGATGTTGCTTTCCGCAACGACTCCGACGCCCCGGTGATCATCAAGACAAGCCACACGAAGCGGTCGATCACCGTCACCTTCTTCGGGAACAACGGCGGCAAGAAGTGTGAATCGGAGCGATCGGAACGGACCGGCTACTCCAGTCCTGTCGTGTCGTACCAGACCGATCCCGAGGTGTTCGTTGCCCCCCTCACCGAGAAGGTCAAATCGAAGGGCTCCGGTGGATGGACGGTCACCGTGACGCGGGTCATCAAGGACGCAGCCGGCAACGAGATTGCCCGCGAACCCTTCACATGGCGCTATCGCGGGGAGAAGAATGTCATTTTGCTCCACCCATGCGATCCGAGGGTCGGTGGTAACGGTGCCTGTCCCGACCCGGTACCGAGCGTGGTCGGGATGAGCGAAGCCGCCGCCATCGCTGCGATCCAAGGCGCGGGGGGTGGCTACACGGTCACGGTCGTGTATGTCGACGACCCGGGCGAGCCAGACCGGGTCGTGAGCCAGACCCACGCTGGCACCTACGCACCACCGGGGACGGCGGTCACGATTCGGGTCGACAACACGCCTGTCGTCCCGCCACCGTGA